The Lolium rigidum isolate FL_2022 chromosome 1, APGP_CSIRO_Lrig_0.1, whole genome shotgun sequence region CTATTATGACTTTTCCGTCTTTATATGCACATACCTGTGAAACAAAGATCAGTAAGGCTCCATTGCAACAAGCTAACGAGATGCAGATATTAGTGCCAAACTCGTGACATGAAATTTTGGCAGAACAAATATATGTTACATTAATGTCATAGCATGTAAATGGGTTGACCTACTTGTATTCCCAAAATTTTCTCACTTCCAATCTCAAGTAGAAGACTCCTCAGTTTTGACTCCACTTCAGAGTTAACAGGCGAGTCATAAATCCACTGACTATTTGTTGAGGGTCCACGTGTTATACTCCTGATATAAATGAAAGCACACAATAGAATTTATATAGAATGGTTCACAATAAAACTGCTGCAAACCACTGGCATGACATGTGTCTCACCCTAGCAAAGTCGATTCAGCAAATGGCCTCATGATGTCTAGATAAACTATCCTAACATTTAGTGAAGCTGAAAGCCCTGCAGGtataattaataaaatgtcacTGTGATGCTGGGCTGTCCACAGGAATAGATACGTTCAAGAGACAGTGACATACCTCTAAGAAGATTTAACACCCTCATAAATATTATTGCATCCCCAGGGAAAGCATCAACCTGATAGCGACAATTTTTTCATTTAAAATTGGTCTCTTGCTTGATAAACTCAACACAGCTAACAAGAAAGTAGTTAACCGAGCATGCCGACTCACAGGATTAAAATGTTTAACCTCCTTCTTGTTCAGTTTCATCTTTTCTTGAAGGGCTTTCGTGTTCCGTTCTCGTTGCTCATTCAGTGCTTTAATGTTCTCCTTTGCTTCATCTGCTGTGGTGGACTGGCGAAAGAATATTGTGGCAATATCCATAGACTGCTGAGGCATGTCAACCCGCAGCTTAAGACCCATCTCTGCAAAGGCTGACAGCAGTGCCACTTGGTCTCCCTACACATTGACCTCAGAATTGTGAAATGCAGAAATTTAACAAAAGAATGTCAAGCtgataaaaaatagaaaataaaaaggtatAGTAAGGAGAACATCTTGCGAAACATAATTTATCAGATGCTGATACTTCAAATTATTAGTGACTGTGATCACTCGATGTTGCATGACACTTTGTCTAACCATGATATATTCCTATGGAAAAAAACAGAGTAAAAGAAAAGCATGGTTACTAATTTTATCTGGCTTATCGTTGTTGAATATGGCATGCCATTTCTCGGTGAGGAATAAATGACAAGAAATAATAAAATTACACAATTACGAGATTATAAAACAAGTTTGTGTGTGTTCAATTGCAATATGCGAAAAGTTTGCATTTACTCCAAAGAAAATGGTTGTTTGCTTATAGTTTATAGGTACAAAAGATAAAACTTCTCTTGATTAACTCTGTTCCTTGTTGCGATGCTGTGACTGTTTTTTGAAAGATCAAACTGTTACAAACCTCAGCACATGACAAAAACATCTTTGCTAGTGCCTGCCTCATTGATTGTGATATGCGTTTAGTGAGCCCAAAATCAAGGAGAATCGGTTTGTGTGGAGGTTCCTTGCTAACAAGGAAATTTCCTATAGAAAAAAGTTCATGTTAAGATGAATCTATGTGAAAGCAATACAAAGAAATCCAATGGAACAATCGGATAAGATAATAAAGTTACAGAGGATCTTCCTAAGAGGCACAGAATTCAAATACCAGGGTGAGGATCGCCATTGAAGAATCCGTCAATGTATAATTGATGAGCATACGCGTGGGTTATCTCTTCAACAAGTTTTTTCTTATCAACACCATATGCTTCCAGTGAATCATTGTCATGTAAGCGAATCCCGTCCATATATTGCAAAACTAGAACCCTCTCAGTCGACTGATGCAAAAGAAGCATGGGTCAGATGATGGTCACGTGATTCCCAAGCATGTAAAAAAAGAAGAATAGGCGATAGACCTGAATAACTTCTGGAATAAGTACATCAACATCACTGGAAACACTGGCAGCCCCATCTTCAGTTTTCTGACTAAGGTTCCTGGAGACAGTCCTAGTGTTCTCTGCAAGAAATTAGATTTTGCATCATACATTACCATGATGACCTCTTTATGAGTGACTATACCATGACTAATGAAAAGAGAATTCGGTAACAGATGGAGAGGAGCACATGCATAAGAAACTGAGCAAGGAGAACTACCTGCTTCGTGATTGAAATCAAGCTCCTTTGGTGCCTCCTTGCACCATTCATCAATCATCGGATTGAAATCATACTGAGGTTCTGCCCATGCAATCCATTCGATCAATGATTTTGCATTCTTCAAATCCTAATCAGCGATGAAAAATTGTCATAGTAATCCTAATTATTTTACAAAACATTATTTCTAGAAAAAAAGAGGAACCTCTAATATGATCTCTTTGATACCATCATGCTGAATTTTCACAACGACTTCTCTGCCATCTTCCAGAGTTGCACGATGAACTTGTGCTATCTGTCAAGAAGTGTTCAGGATGATTCACATGAGCATACTATAAATTTACATCAGAGAATCTATAGTTCATTTGGGAGCAAAACAACTTACTGATGCAGTTGCAAGAGGGTTATTGTCAAAATTAGCAAATAGTTCACTCATGGGTTTCCCAAGTTCTTTCTCAATGGTTCCACGAACCTGCACACAGGAAAAAAAATTAAGATAAATTGTGTTGCAGTTATGttatatgatgtcatttcaattgGTCACAAATGAATGGAAATACTTATGAGAAACTTACTTTGAATCAACAAGTATGCATACCTCTTCAAGGGGGCGTGGAGGAAGTGAGTCCTGCAACTGCTTCAGGACAGTTATGTACGGCTCAGGAAGCACATCGGCTCTTGTGGACAAATACTGACCCATTTTCACCCATAAACCTTCTAATTCTATCATCAGGTTGAGAACACGGCGAGCATTTCGCTCGTGTGTCTTTTCCCATATAGAATTCTTTTTAACAGCACTAACCCATTGTACTCTCTTCTGAACAGCCTGCTTGTACCTCGACAAGTTGTTAATCTGTTTCTACCAGAACAACAGAAGATACTGGTTGATGAAACAACAGCATAGAGAGAAGCAGAACCACACCTTATAGTCGAAGTAGACAAACAGTGCCAATGAAAAAACTTTGAGGCGCCTGGATATGATGGTTCCCCATCCCATTGGAGGTCAGCTAGTTAGGAGAAGAGGCAGCAAGAGACTCTGGCGCCGCGTTGGCAGCTATAGCTAGGCTCCTAGCAGGCCAGATTGTCTTCTGCAACTGCAATGCCACAAGTTCAAGAAAGCAAAATCAAATCAGCAACTCTCTTGGCCTTCGAAAGTGAGCTCAACTGTTCAACATTTCTAAACTCATTACAGTACTTAATTGTCAGGGAAGTTATTCAGAGACACTTGACATGATAAACAGAATCACTTGAGTTGATTAGCTTTCCACTTCCTAGGATTAATGCAACTAAATACACAGTAAAACTTTAAAAGCATAAGCATACTTAAAAAAGAAGGCCCAAGCTCCcggcttcacacaaactatgtGACATGACAATGGGATGATGAGCAAGTAGTAGTTTCCAAGACAACACCCCTAATAACAACCACAACCccgcaaaaaaaacaaaaaacaaaaaacaaaaaacatgtgGCAACAGAAAAAATGCAGAATCCTGTGCTGCGTGTACGGTGGTAGCAGTACAGCTACGACTATTCCTGTCCCCTCCTTTCCTAGAGTTTCCCCACATATGGGTATAGAAACTTCGCTTCAATAAGCATGAACAATAGAATCCATTAAGGAGACGATGGACGAACACCAACCATTTGCTGAACAAAACAGGGGTTCAAAACGCAGGCGATATCTAACTCAATCACCAACGTCATGCGGAGATTTCTTAGCATCAAAGCGACGATTTTTTCCGCCTGATCACATCCAGCTGCGCGTGGAACCCCTACAATCGAATCCCCTCCCGGCAATCCACGACCACGGAAAAACAAATTTTGACCCCCAAGGCGGCAAATTTTATGCTCCACTAGATCGCCATAGACGCAAAATTATCCCCCGAGAAATCGGCAAAGAGGCAAGAGACCAAATTACCTCGATTCGTGTCAGTCGTGGAAGCAAATCCGCGAATTCTCCCGGGGATCCGACGACTCGGGAAAAGaacaaaaaaggaaaaggccGCTAGGAGTATTTCTCCGGGGGATTGGGGGAAAAAGGGGAAAAAGAAGTTTTTGTGAGGTTTGGTCGGAGCAGTGTGCTTGAGCCAGTGCGCGAGGTATTTATTCCAGGCGGGTGATCTTGCCCCTAAGCCCTTACGTCATCTCGTTTTTATATTTGCAGCCGTGTGTTGTCCTATCGATCACACGAGTTCTAATCATCGCTCGTCACTCTTCAGTCGGTCAATCTTACATTCCTGTTAAATAAATCATCATCTAGAAGCAGCAGTGCAACAGGCGCGAGAACTGTTCCTTTACTGTTTTACAAGTAAAGGGTACCATCGACTCTACCAAGAAAAGTGGAATATGATGAGATCATGTTGGTTGGGGTATATGATATGGTTGTCCGGTTAATTCCACCTCTGGTCGGCGACAAGTTGTGTATGTGAACCTCGCAAAAAAAAGTCAGTATGTGAAGCGAAAATTATAAAGAACAAACGTTCACCGCGAACCCCTAGCTCCCTTATTGTTCCCTGGGCACCCGAGCGGCTCTCCCACCACCGCCTGTGGATTGGACCGCGGTGGTGACAAGCCGCGGTGCCAAAGGCGCCCAGGATCGGTCAGGCCACGACACTTTTTCTTTGGGCGGTAGGAAAGGTCACATCGGAGATAACCGAGGGCAATGGTCATGGAAATGCCCCCCGGTCAGGCGGTGGCGGCTAGCAACAACTTCTCCACCTCGATGTCTGCGGAGGCTAGCTAATCTGCACCACCCGGCCGTGATCCAACCGGATGTGAGTTCGGAAGGCGTGGGAACCGGTGAAAACCGAGCTCTAACTATGGCTAGGGCAAGCAATGGCTGCATCTTTGTGATGTTGAAGGTAACGACTTTGTAGCCATAGCATGTTTGCCGCTCAGGCtgatccgggggaaaccctagatctgggtctcccgAATCAGACGATGCTGCGTGTCGCTCTCCCTCCTGGGGCATTGTTTCAGGAGCAAGGGCTGGATAGGGAAGGCAACCGCTGGAGTGGTTGCATATGCGGTGTGGACGATGGCAGGTCTTGGCGGCATGGTGCCGTGGTGTCTCGGTGACGACATGTCATGATGTACCCGCGCAAGGCGGGATTGCTCTGTGGCTCTATGGTGACGGGTTTTGTAGCGCGTGCATGAGGTTCTCGCTAAGCATCTCCTAAATCGTATGAGCGTTCCTATTTTACCTAGAGAGTGTCTTAGGATATGCGATGTTCTCGGCTCCTAGTTAATCAAGGTTTTCGCGTTTTCAGTATATATGACCATGTTGGCATGATCTTCACTCATTCTCGGGTGTATAGGTGTTGGCCAGTACCTTCGTTTGTTTGATGTATGATCTTTGTTAGACCATTGTTAaataaattaataaataaggtCATATGCATCGATCGATGCATAGTTTGGGACATAGTCACCTTTCCGTAAAATATGTGAGAGGAAGTACATGAAAAGATCTGAAGAAGGTGGAAGGACAACATAACGAGGTCAGCAGCAACCCATGAGAGGCGTGATGACACAAGGGATTCTCGACACGAAGCAAGTGTTCCAACTCTTTAGAAGGCACCGTGCGTATCCCATTAAACCATAATATACTTTATCCAGGACGCGacatgtaacatccctgttttgctaaaccctaattaggagttgtttgtgcatcatgagcatcatataaaatgcattaggaaaaatttgcatttcaaataaagtggAAACCAAAAATGTACGCAAACCTTCCTCTATTTTAAATTCTCCCAAATAGTTTCAAACCTTGAAAACCAAAATATGTGGAACCTCAAATACATGAGAAGGGCCACTAAGTATTTTACATAAAGTTTAGAGTTATTCCCTAACTCCAAAAGGTTACAAAATAGAGAAACAATATTGTTCTAGCCCTGTTTTTAAAATTTCCAGGAAAACCCCAAACTCCAAGGGGCTTTTTACAAAATCATATTTGTCTTCTACCTCAAGCACCTGCGTGTCCAGCGCTGAGGCCGCCGACGGCCACCTCCTGCTTCTCCTGGCGAGAGGATGAGGACGCCTCgtcctccctcctctccctcccgaCCTCACATCCCCCCTGGCGccctccttcctctctctctctctctctctctctctctctctctctctctctctctctctctctctctctctctctctctctatgcacaggaggccgaaaccctagcctacGCAGACCTCACCGGCGCCGCCGTCTCgggcctccccgtgctcgtcCGAGCGGCCCGGGAGAAGCGCCGCGATGCCCTCATCCTTCCCCGCCAACCGGTGCGGGCCGACGCGCCGGAGTCGCGCCAATCGGGCTTCGTCCccgacgccggccaccgccgTTCGTTGTCGATTTCTCCGCCGTCCGGCCTCCATTCGTCTCGCCGTCACCTCCCTCGCGCTGGCCGGTGAGCTGCCGGTGCTCCGGCGCCCCTCCGTTCTCCCTCTCGCCCTCTCTAGCGCCCCCGCCTCGGCCGACCCGTGCCGGCCGCCGCGGCTGCTCAACGCCGGCgccgctccggcgacctccttcgggcggcgccaccacccctCGACTTGCCGCCCCGGCGCGCGTCTAACGCGCCTGGTCGCGCGACCAGGGGCGCCCCGTAGCTGCCgccgtggtcaaccaccggcgATTGACCCGGTGGGACCCGGCCGTCAgccctttttctttttataaaATGTTTTCTGTAAATAAGAAATCCACCGACGGGTGGGCCCCGTTGTCATGATTTTAATCATTTTCGTAAAAGTTTTATTAATTAATAAAACCCTGACGAGTGGGTCCGTATCGTCGGATATTTAACATTTTCCGGAAATTCCGGAAATTGATTAaatcttgtttaattcataactaattcattttaattcagaaaaatgtgtataatatatcaaaatcttcagaaaaatgagatctacactttgatatcaaaagcatgcattgttaaacaactttaatCCTTGTCCTTAATAGAAGAATAATATGAAcccttttctttatttatgtggTTGATggaaatgctaaccctagggCATTCCAAACCCATTTAAATTGCCTTTCATGTGTAGGGATGATTTCAATAcctattaacatgtcatatcatcatccttgtatgcgcattgcatcgatgccatgtattgaatgttatttctctatttctagtatttgcttcttcgcgaccgatagagcacgagtccgagacgaGGAAGATCAACAACAGTGATGATCAACGATGATCGAATCTTTGCAACTGTCCTCCGACGAAcaattcaagtcacaagatcTATCGAAGATTCCACATTTGCTTtgatcagggacaaaggcaagccctagcctagtTCATACAAGATTTTgcaaatgcttttactctggttcctacatattgcatgcgattcaagctgtcttttatcgataggtagagttatcctatctattgcatgttccatccttgtagcctcaaataactgatccactcgctcctagcataactaggtttggcatgtgtgcgtcgctagagcctttatctctttatgcttagccatgcttagtttgttacgctactactccggtcttcggacctggagccttacaatgaaatggatctagcatgacaggttgacgtggtaagtgtagagatgatgataaacatgattaaaggcttagacgagaggccacattgggatgtggtgggttgtttcgtttctgccgaccctaggaaccgagttctcgcctcttgaaccaagaccgagcgtacaaccacacgaggccctattatggtaccctctcgactcactaacttgcctagtagattccatgagtcacatagtttgcgcgttacccggtcatatgcattgcatttttgcttggggttaaaggtacataacgagcgggtaagcgtggtcgtggtggtcaggggttgcggcctgcgggaaacccacctcggctacacatcgttaaggaccgacttcgggacttgacccgttacggcggaacaatccttagcgcgtgactcatggtctcggcgacgagcaaggtaaaggtcgtggtcaaccactctctgccggctttccaaggaagagagctaatgatccggcactaagaatcggttggcacgtgtgggtaaagttgtgcacccctgcggggttcatgaatcttttcgaaaagccgtgtccacggttacggacgacttgggaacggacgtggagatcatagacaacatgaacctaatcgtaaaacttggcaaacaatgtgtgtttacggacaccttcttcgggtgttgagggggtgatccgaggttagtggttcgagatgatgaagattggtggatacaagatgatgatcaatagagatagagatgtcgctctcttaccccctttcaaaggttctgagtagtcgagcttctcttctctcttatcttacaaagcAAAACTggttttacgcaaaagaagatctaccagaaagcccgcatacccgctttgctaaaaggttgtactaagtcttgctgagtccctgtactcagctttgcatgcttttgtttcagacgaagtcgctccaacagaatggtggtttctagtcgacatcgacgagtagcttggggttcccaggtggcagcctggaatctatgggctgggacgtcgccgttatgctcctggcctcttaggccttttgctatcttgctatgtctaatagcataactttgcttccgttgattgatgaatgacaggtcagtgacctctgcttgtaatactttggttcttcgctcagttatgagcttgtattactttttgagtcgtagagtcactgttgtgttaccgattctctcactgtagtctcccgagctctaggttaggcttatgtcagacgaagatctggtatttgtctaaccctgatcccgggggtgccacaggttttggtatcagagcaggactgcctgtaggaaacccttgttcactggtcgatgttgagtctagtgtttgtgaaaactattttaaagctaaaagtatttgtgaAAATCcgattaggcttctttttactccttatctggtatcgctctaattctaaggtgccctACCTTGtattgatttgaaagtttttctatctcttctagtctttcaaacttaggtgcctcaagggcatgtcgttcctaaaccagttgacctagtataGAGTTttctagagtcgtgtgtgttctgtgcttcctctttgttttgtttttgttcaaCAGAGAGATTcgtttccatcatgatctctctattttgtgggttccacatcattctgttctTGGCTTtgaggttt contains the following coding sequences:
- the LOC124697878 gene encoding uncharacterized protein LOC124697878, with the protein product MGWGTIISRRLKVFSLALFVYFDYKAVQKRVQWVSAVKKNSIWEKTHERNARRVLNLMIELEGLWVKMGQYLSTRADVLPEPYITVLKQLQDSLPPRPLEEVRGTIEKELGKPMSELFANFDNNPLATASIAQVHRATLEDGREVVVKIQHDGIKEIILEDLKNAKSLIEWIAWAEPQYDFNPMIDEWCKEAPKELDFNHEAENTRTVSRNLSQKTEDGAASVSSDVDVLIPEVIQSTERVLVLQYMDGIRLHDNDSLEAYGVDKKKLVEEITHAYAHQLYIDGFFNGDPHPGNFLVSKEPPHKPILLDFGLTKRISQSMRQALAKMFLSCAEGDQVALLSAFAEMGLKLRVDMPQQSMDIATIFFRQSTTADEAKENIKALNEQRERNTKALQEKMKLNKKEVKHFNPVDAFPGDAIIFMRVLNLLRGLSASLNVRIVYLDIMRPFAESTLLGSITRGPSTNSQWIYDSPVNSEVESKLRSLLLEIGSEKILGIQVCAYKDGKVIIDTAAGSLGKYDPRPVQPDSLFPVFSVTKGITAGMVHWLVDKGKLKYDETVADIWPEFGTNKKELIKVHHLLNHTAGLHNALADVAKTDPLFLCDWEETLRQMAKCTPETEPGSSQIYHYLSFGWLCGGLIEHASGKKFQEILEEAIVRPLQIDGELYIGIPPGVESRLAALTVDMEEIQKLSGLRPGPDVPPELLSGIAQMAAGVPALFNTLNIRRAIVPAANGHISARALARYYAALGASGTIPPPHSSSSKPPLGSHVHIPTLPTAAPKKKKKKGSAKKGGSTPDKGEYAQLRTSDADSEASAAAGSTGGTMFTNSNGSILDAFMGVGEYSGMIHPNGKFGLGFRRYGKAGSAPTGFGHSGMGGSNGFCDPEHAFAIVVTVNRMSLGSVTRRVVRFVCEELGVPVPDEFSVDGEKGPDMVLNLATPPE